In the Streptomyces sp. f51 genome, one interval contains:
- a CDS encoding ornithine cyclodeaminase family protein: MLVLGRSQVESLLSTDALIDALASAMADLSTGRASVPARVAARVADRDGFLAAMPGFLPSSRVLMTKLVSLFPHNEGTARPTHQALIVAFDPDTGEPAALLDGTAITAARTGAGSALSARLLARPDAQVLAVLGTGVQARSHARAICRVRPIRQIRVAGRDPAKAAALAEELSAVLEADVLAVAGYAQALDGADIAAATTHAVEPVIRRPWLTPGVHITSVGFNPAGREIDDATIAEALVCVESRQAVLSPDFGGSNDLLAPIRDGLITAGHVHAEIGELLTGSKPGRTAPDQITLYKSVGVAVQDAAAAALVIARARERSVGEELTLD; the protein is encoded by the coding sequence ATGCTGGTTCTGGGCCGCTCGCAGGTCGAGTCCCTGCTCTCCACCGACGCGCTGATCGACGCCCTGGCCTCGGCGATGGCGGACCTCAGCACGGGCCGCGCCTCGGTGCCCGCCCGGGTCGCCGCCCGGGTCGCCGACCGCGACGGGTTCCTGGCCGCCATGCCGGGCTTCCTGCCCTCCTCCAGGGTGCTCATGACCAAACTGGTCTCCCTCTTCCCGCACAACGAGGGGACAGCACGGCCCACCCACCAGGCGCTGATCGTGGCGTTCGACCCGGACACCGGCGAGCCCGCCGCCCTGCTGGACGGCACGGCCATCACCGCGGCGCGCACCGGCGCCGGCTCCGCGCTCTCGGCCCGGCTGCTGGCCCGCCCGGACGCGCAGGTGCTGGCCGTGCTGGGCACCGGCGTCCAGGCCCGCTCCCACGCCCGCGCGATCTGCCGGGTCCGCCCGATCCGGCAGATCCGCGTGGCCGGCCGCGACCCGGCGAAGGCCGCCGCACTGGCCGAGGAACTCTCCGCCGTGCTGGAGGCCGACGTCCTGGCCGTCGCCGGCTACGCCCAGGCCCTCGACGGCGCGGACATCGCCGCCGCGACGACCCACGCCGTCGAACCCGTCATCCGCCGCCCCTGGCTGACCCCCGGGGTGCACATCACGTCCGTGGGATTCAACCCGGCCGGCCGCGAGATCGACGACGCCACCATCGCCGAGGCACTGGTGTGCGTCGAATCCCGCCAGGCCGTGCTCTCCCCGGACTTCGGGGGCAGCAACGACCTGCTCGCACCCATCCGCGACGGGCTCATCACCGCCGGGCACGTGCACGCCGAGATCGGCGAACTCCTCACCGGCAGCAAGCCGGGACGCACCGCACCCGACCAGATCACCCTCTACAAGTCGGTCGGCGTGGCGGTGCAGGACGCCGCGGCCGCGGCCCTGGTCATCGCCCGCGCCCGCGAACGATCGGTCGGCGAGGAACTCACCCTGGACTGA
- the tnpB gene encoding IS607 family element RNA-guided endonuclease TnpB: MKKFRPRPGFVVQAFRFALDPNAAQEHALRSHCGAARAAYNWAVGWVTASWWQRRAEESYGVPADLLTEWRPWSLPALRKEFNQAKKTDPRFAAWWQENSKEAYSTGLSNASAAFDNYAKSKQGCRMGKRVGMPRFKSKRKAPLSCRFTTGTIRLDADGRHVTLPRLGTIRTHEPTGSLLTRITVGTARILSATVRHERGRWFVAFQAEVKRDLVRVARPDVTVGIDLGIKTLAVMADSAGEIREVPNPRHLDSALKQLRRASRTVSRRQGPDRRTGQKASRRWEKANAQRNRVHHRVANLREDALHKLTTSVAGEYGTVVIEDLNVAGMVKNRRLARHIADAGFGEIRRQLTYKTRRRHATRIIAADRWFPSSKTCSGCGTVKAKLPLHVRTYQCDACGLVIDRDTNAARNLAALAAAACTTGTGVAGDQDTAPAVSKPRGADHKTRTTRPRRTTGTGRAGGTTLPHQQQTETGDRPHTEPLTL, from the coding sequence GTGAAGAAGTTCCGGCCGCGGCCCGGGTTCGTGGTGCAGGCGTTCCGGTTCGCGCTGGACCCGAACGCCGCCCAGGAGCACGCGCTGCGCTCGCACTGCGGTGCGGCGCGCGCAGCGTACAACTGGGCTGTCGGATGGGTGACCGCTTCCTGGTGGCAGCGCCGGGCGGAGGAGTCCTATGGCGTCCCTGCCGACCTGCTCACCGAGTGGCGGCCGTGGTCGCTGCCGGCGCTGCGCAAGGAGTTCAACCAGGCCAAGAAGACCGACCCGCGCTTCGCTGCCTGGTGGCAGGAGAACTCCAAGGAGGCGTACTCCACCGGTCTGTCCAACGCGTCGGCCGCGTTCGACAACTACGCCAAGTCCAAGCAAGGCTGCCGTATGGGCAAGCGGGTCGGGATGCCCCGCTTCAAGTCGAAGCGGAAAGCACCCCTGTCCTGCCGGTTCACCACCGGCACGATCCGCCTCGACGCCGACGGACGTCACGTCACCCTGCCCCGCCTCGGGACGATCCGCACCCACGAGCCCACCGGCAGCCTCCTCACCCGCATCACGGTCGGGACCGCGCGGATCCTGTCCGCGACCGTCCGCCACGAACGCGGACGCTGGTTCGTCGCCTTCCAGGCGGAGGTGAAGCGCGACCTCGTCCGGGTCGCCCGGCCTGACGTGACGGTCGGCATCGACCTCGGTATCAAGACCCTGGCCGTCATGGCCGACAGCGCGGGTGAGATCCGTGAGGTCCCCAACCCGCGGCACCTGGACAGCGCCCTGAAGCAACTGCGCCGAGCCTCCCGCACGGTCTCCCGCCGCCAGGGCCCCGACCGCCGCACCGGACAAAAGGCCTCCCGCAGGTGGGAGAAAGCCAACGCCCAGCGGAACCGCGTGCACCACCGCGTCGCGAATCTCCGCGAAGACGCCCTGCACAAGCTCACCACGAGCGTTGCCGGCGAGTACGGCACCGTCGTGATCGAGGACCTCAACGTCGCCGGCATGGTGAAGAACCGGCGCCTTGCCCGGCACATCGCCGACGCCGGATTCGGCGAGATCCGCCGCCAGCTCACCTACAAAACCCGCCGGCGCCACGCCACCCGCATCATCGCGGCCGACCGCTGGTTCCCCTCCTCCAAGACCTGCTCCGGGTGCGGCACAGTGAAAGCCAAGCTGCCGCTGCACGTACGGACCTACCAATGCGACGCCTGCGGCCTGGTCATCGACCGGGACACCAACGCGGCCCGCAACCTCGCCGCCCTCGCCGCGGCAGCCTGCACGACTGGTACCGGAGTGGCCGGAGACCAGGACACCGCCCCGGCGGTGTCGAAGCCCCGTGGAGCCGACCACAAGACCCGCACCACCCGCCCCCGCCGCACGACGGGGACGGGGCGGGCAGGCGGCACAACCCTGCCGCACCAGCAGCAGACAGAAACGGGAGACCGTCCACACACCGAGCCCCTCACGCTCTGA
- a CDS encoding AfsR/SARP family transcriptional regulator — translation MEIQVLGPLSAEVNGGSIVPTAGKPRQILSLLALYPGRVMPVPTLMEELWGTEPPASALTTLQTYILQLRRRLGTAMGPGAPSGAKDILATRHGGYLLQIDRSCVDVHAYEELARQGQAAFVEGDDQVSAARFGAALDLWTGPPLVDVRLGPVLEIEVMRLQESRLVTVERRIDADLRLGRHAQLIAELTELTARHPHHEGLHSQVMVAMYRSGRQATALEVYRRLRIRLIDELGVEPSPQLQRMHQAMLAVDPQLDMLAGPRHGSTFDLFAA, via the coding sequence ATGGAGATTCAGGTTCTGGGTCCGTTGAGTGCCGAGGTCAACGGGGGATCCATCGTTCCGACGGCGGGCAAGCCGCGACAGATCCTGTCGCTGCTGGCGCTCTATCCCGGACGGGTCATGCCTGTTCCCACGCTCATGGAGGAACTCTGGGGAACCGAGCCTCCGGCCAGCGCACTGACGACCCTTCAGACGTACATACTCCAGCTGCGCAGACGGCTGGGCACGGCCATGGGCCCGGGCGCGCCGTCCGGCGCCAAGGACATTCTCGCCACCCGGCACGGCGGCTACCTGCTCCAGATCGACCGCAGCTGCGTCGACGTGCACGCCTACGAGGAACTGGCCCGCCAGGGACAGGCGGCGTTCGTGGAGGGCGACGACCAGGTGTCCGCGGCCCGGTTCGGCGCGGCACTGGACCTGTGGACCGGGCCGCCGCTGGTCGACGTGCGGCTCGGCCCCGTCCTGGAGATCGAGGTGATGCGGCTCCAGGAGAGCAGGCTGGTCACCGTGGAGCGGCGCATCGACGCCGACCTGCGGCTGGGCCGCCACGCGCAGCTGATCGCCGAACTGACCGAGCTGACCGCCCGCCACCCGCACCACGAGGGCCTGCACTCCCAGGTCATGGTGGCGATGTACCGCTCGGGCCGGCAGGCCACGGCACTGGAGGTCTACCGCAGGCTGCGCATCCGGCTCATCGACGAGCTGGGCGTGGAACCCTCCCCGCAGCTCCAGCGCATGCACCAGGCGATGCTGGCCGTGGACCCGCAGCTGGACATGCTCGCGGGACCGCGCCACGGCTCGACGTTCGACCTGTTTGCGGCCTGA
- a CDS encoding acyl carrier protein: MAWDKKFEELLREYLPFLGAGEPLEADTDLRLSGLDSLGAVELLSSLEGAYAVHFVDDVLSLDTFATPGALWKTLTRLRAAARSL; this comes from the coding sequence ATGGCTTGGGACAAGAAGTTCGAGGAACTGCTGCGTGAGTACCTGCCGTTCCTGGGCGCCGGGGAACCGCTGGAGGCCGACACGGACCTGAGGCTCTCGGGCCTGGACTCGCTGGGCGCGGTGGAGCTGCTGAGCTCCCTGGAGGGCGCCTACGCGGTGCACTTCGTGGACGACGTCCTGTCCCTGGACACCTTCGCCACACCGGGGGCCCTGTGGAAGACGCTGACCCGGCTGCGGGCGGCCGCCCGCTCCCTCTGA
- a CDS encoding ATP-binding protein, whose protein sequence is MLIPDYGLSNGSFSIGVMTTGPSFVVRPRPCGRPGQHDRPYWSGDGGPLCPSLTRGGGGRPTGDPAAPVTAMPVAAVPVVAAPLVGGRGSLPSRLQRCCRRRGQAGPVRGGPTDRTAMTLAGRTAAIRTLTDAFTDSTEGCFRTVLVEGPTGCGKSALVHLLVERAAAAGAVVLCAAGSRTGHGTVRAVIRRAAAGPRPAVPRAGRQAAESRENWEGREGVAWRAPGGEDVLGLCARLREVGGGGALVLCVDDVHHADAESLAVLRALAGRVRPARTLLVVAGTVPHEAGDPALAAELAGRAGSRRVRLERLALGEVRLLAERAGRPGQAAFLHEAGGGNPLLLNALLASPQPAAGLAPNGPVPDTDGFFARAVQACLHRAGATAAAVARAAALLEDTATPERIAELTGIAPDAVRRGLAGLGAAGLLGANGIPRPSVRAVVLGALLDGRTTTETTDTTDATDTTEKTGMTTCKG, encoded by the coding sequence ATGCTGATACCTGACTACGGACTCAGCAACGGCTCGTTCAGCATCGGCGTCATGACGACAGGCCCTTCCTTCGTGGTCCGTCCTCGGCCCTGCGGCCGGCCCGGGCAGCATGACCGTCCGTACTGGAGCGGGGATGGAGGACCCCTCTGCCCCTCCCTCACCCGGGGCGGCGGCGGTCGGCCGACGGGCGATCCGGCCGCCCCGGTGACAGCCATGCCGGTGGCGGCCGTACCGGTAGTGGCCGCCCCCCTGGTGGGTGGCCGTGGTTCACTTCCGTCGCGGCTCCAGCGGTGCTGTAGGCGGCGTGGCCAGGCTGGCCCGGTGAGGGGTGGACCGACCGACAGGACCGCTATGACGCTGGCCGGCAGGACCGCGGCGATCAGAACCTTGACGGATGCCTTCACCGACTCCACCGAGGGGTGTTTCCGTACCGTCCTGGTGGAAGGGCCCACGGGCTGCGGCAAGAGCGCGCTCGTGCACCTGCTGGTCGAACGGGCCGCCGCCGCGGGAGCGGTGGTGCTGTGCGCGGCCGGCTCCCGGACCGGACACGGCACCGTGCGCGCCGTGATCCGCCGTGCTGCGGCCGGCCCCCGCCCCGCAGTCCCCCGCGCGGGCCGGCAGGCCGCGGAGAGCCGCGAGAACTGGGAGGGCCGGGAGGGTGTCGCGTGGCGGGCGCCCGGCGGTGAGGACGTCCTGGGGCTGTGCGCGCGGCTGCGGGAGGTGGGCGGGGGCGGTGCGCTGGTGCTGTGCGTGGACGACGTCCATCACGCCGATGCCGAGTCCCTGGCGGTCCTACGGGCTCTCGCGGGCCGTGTGCGGCCCGCCCGGACGCTGCTGGTGGTCGCCGGGACGGTCCCCCACGAAGCCGGTGATCCGGCGCTCGCGGCCGAACTGGCGGGCCGGGCGGGCTCCCGGCGCGTCCGGCTGGAGCGGCTGGCTCTTGGCGAGGTGCGCCTGCTCGCCGAGCGGGCGGGCCGCCCCGGGCAGGCCGCGTTCCTCCACGAGGCCGGCGGCGGCAACCCCCTGCTGCTGAACGCCCTGCTGGCCTCGCCGCAGCCCGCCGCCGGGCTTGCACCCAACGGCCCCGTCCCGGACACCGACGGGTTCTTCGCCCGGGCGGTGCAGGCCTGTCTGCACCGTGCCGGGGCCACCGCCGCCGCGGTCGCCCGGGCCGCCGCGCTGCTGGAGGACACCGCCACACCGGAGCGCATCGCGGAGCTGACCGGCATCGCGCCGGACGCCGTCCGCCGGGGCCTGGCCGGCCTGGGTGCCGCGGGCCTGCTCGGCGCGAACGGCATCCCGCGCCCGTCCGTGCGGGCCGTGGTCCTGGGCGCCCTGCTCGACGGACGGACCACCACCGAGACCACCGATACGACCGATGCGACCGATACGACCGAGAAGACCGGGATGACGACATGCAAAGGGTGA